From a region of the Acidimicrobiales bacterium genome:
- a CDS encoding acyl-CoA synthetase — protein MTDWNFADVWETVADTVPDAPAFIHGERRLTWGETEGRANGVARALLESGVAHQDKVAHYLYNGPEYLESTFGILKAGLVPVNTNYRYTDDELVYLWDNADAVAVIFHGAFVERITGIRSRVPTVRSWLWVDDGSGECPSWATPYEAAATSGADRSAPPWGRSGDDLYLLYTGGTTGMPKGVMWRQDDLFCRLNAGNFLRVPEDGGLEGVRKAIVGAGPVHLPACPLMHGTGGFTSMAAMTIAGCVVTLTGRRFEPTELLDTIDRDNVNTVAIVGDAFAKPILAALDEHPGRWRLSTLLAFVSSGVMWSEETKRGLLTHHPTLMLIDAFSSSEALGMGSSVSSGTAAEHTARFTLSPDVRVLDPESGKDVTPGSGEVGVLALGGRNPLGYYKDADKSASTFKVIDGVRYSVPGDFATVDADGAIQLLGRGSVVINTGGEKVFPEEVEEVLKRHPTVRDAVAVGIPDDRFGQAVAAVVELRPGAEATERELVDHVRGHLAAYKAPRRVRFIDTIGRSPAGKVDYARHRAETTEWATTPV, from the coding sequence GTGACCGACTGGAACTTCGCCGACGTCTGGGAGACCGTCGCCGACACCGTGCCGGACGCGCCGGCGTTCATCCACGGTGAGCGGCGCCTGACCTGGGGGGAGACCGAGGGCCGCGCCAACGGCGTGGCCCGGGCTCTGCTCGAGTCGGGGGTGGCCCACCAGGACAAGGTGGCGCACTACCTCTACAACGGCCCCGAGTACCTGGAGTCGACCTTCGGCATCTTGAAAGCGGGCCTCGTCCCCGTGAACACGAACTACCGCTACACCGACGACGAGCTCGTCTACCTGTGGGACAACGCCGACGCCGTGGCGGTCATCTTCCACGGTGCTTTTGTCGAGCGCATCACCGGCATCCGTTCGCGCGTGCCCACCGTCCGCTCGTGGCTGTGGGTCGACGACGGCTCGGGCGAGTGCCCCTCGTGGGCGACGCCCTACGAAGCGGCGGCGACGAGCGGCGCCGACCGGTCGGCGCCTCCGTGGGGGCGGTCGGGCGACGACCTCTACCTCCTCTACACCGGGGGGACGACCGGCATGCCCAAGGGCGTGATGTGGCGTCAGGACGACCTGTTCTGCCGGCTCAACGCCGGGAACTTCCTGCGCGTGCCCGAGGACGGGGGGCTCGAGGGGGTGCGCAAGGCGATCGTCGGCGCGGGGCCCGTCCACCTCCCCGCCTGCCCGCTCATGCACGGCACCGGCGGGTTCACGTCCATGGCCGCCATGACCATCGCCGGGTGCGTCGTCACGCTCACCGGCCGCCGCTTCGAACCCACCGAGCTGCTCGACACCATCGACCGGGACAACGTCAACACGGTGGCCATCGTGGGCGACGCCTTCGCCAAGCCGATCCTCGCCGCCCTCGACGAGCACCCGGGCCGCTGGCGCCTGTCGACGCTGCTCGCCTTCGTGTCGTCGGGCGTCATGTGGAGCGAGGAGACCAAGCGGGGGCTGCTCACGCACCACCCCACCCTGATGCTCATCGACGCCTTCTCGTCGTCGGAGGCACTGGGCATGGGGTCGTCGGTGTCGAGCGGGACGGCCGCCGAGCACACGGCCCGATTCACGCTGAGCCCCGACGTGCGCGTGCTCGACCCGGAGTCGGGCAAGGACGTGACCCCCGGGTCCGGCGAGGTGGGCGTGCTCGCCCTCGGTGGCCGCAACCCGCTCGGCTACTACAAGGACGCCGACAAGTCGGCGAGCACGTTCAAGGTCATCGACGGGGTGCGGTACTCGGTGCCCGGCGACTTCGCCACCGTCGACGCCGACGGCGCCATCCAGCTCCTCGGCCGCGGCTCGGTCGTGATCAACACCGGCGGGGAGAAGGTGTTCCCCGAAGAGGTCGAGGAGGTGCTCAAGCGGCACCCGACGGTGCGCGACGCGGTGGCCGTGGGCATCCCCGACGACCGCTTCGGGCAGGCGGTGGCGGCGGTGGTGGAGCTCCGCCCCGGCGCCGAGGCGACCGAGCGCGAGCTCGTCGACCACGTCCGGGGGCACCTGGCCGCCTACAAGGCGCCCAGGCGGGTGCGCTTCATCGACACCATCGGCCGGTCGCCCGCCGGCAAGGTGGACTACGCCCGCCACCGGGCCGAAACGACCGAGTGGGCGACGACGCCCGTCTGA
- a CDS encoding serine hydrolase domain-containing protein has product MTGWPVDAAAAGVVLLDGAVAETVGDLDRAFPWASVSKLLVAVAALVATEEGSLGLDEPAGPPGSTVRHLLAHASGLGPDSPHPLTEPGVRRIYSNIGFEILADTLAQHSGMPFTDYLTTGVVLPLAMTGTRLAPGASPASGALGPLRDLLTLAGELLAPRLVAPGTLAAATTVAFPGLAGVLPGFGRFDPCDWGLGFELRDGKRRHWTGARNSAATFGHFGQSGSFLWVDPVAGVACAARGDRPFGPWAVDAWPALADAVLEHWGGQGGQGP; this is encoded by the coding sequence GTGACGGGCTGGCCGGTTGACGCCGCCGCCGCCGGCGTGGTGCTTCTCGACGGGGCCGTGGCCGAGACCGTGGGCGACCTCGACCGGGCCTTCCCGTGGGCGTCGGTGTCGAAGCTGCTCGTGGCCGTGGCCGCTCTGGTGGCGACGGAGGAGGGCTCGCTCGGTCTCGATGAGCCCGCGGGCCCGCCGGGGTCGACCGTTCGCCACCTGCTGGCCCACGCCTCGGGGCTCGGGCCCGACTCGCCGCACCCCCTCACCGAGCCGGGCGTGCGCCGCATCTACTCCAACATCGGGTTCGAGATCCTCGCCGACACCCTGGCGCAGCACTCGGGCATGCCCTTCACCGACTACCTCACCACCGGCGTGGTCCTCCCCCTGGCGATGACCGGGACGCGGCTGGCCCCCGGGGCGTCACCGGCGTCGGGCGCCCTCGGCCCGCTGCGCGACCTCTTGACGCTCGCCGGCGAGCTGCTCGCCCCGCGCCTGGTGGCTCCGGGCACCCTGGCCGCCGCCACCACCGTGGCCTTCCCGGGCCTGGCGGGCGTCCTCCCCGGCTTCGGGCGGTTCGACCCCTGCGACTGGGGCCTCGGCTTCGAGCTCCGTGACGGCAAGCGCCGGCACTGGACCGGGGCGCGCAACTCGGCCGCCACGTTCGGGCACTTCGGCCAGTCGGGCAGCTTCCTGTGGGTGGACCCGGTGGCGGGCGTGGCCTGCGCCGCGCGGGGCGACCGGCCCTTCGGCCCGTGGGCCGTGGACGCCTGGCCCGCCCTGGCGGATGCCGTGCTCGAGCACTGGGGCGGGCAGGGCGGGCAGGGGCCGTAG
- a CDS encoding sugar phosphate nucleotidyltransferase, with amino-acid sequence MKGVILAGGSGTRLHPLTRITNKHLLPIYDRPMISYAIEALVLAGINEMMLVTGGTHAGEFLRLLGNGHDHGIDRLSYAYQDRPGGIAEALGLAERFVAGDSVLVMLGDNIVERTFRPTVEHFAQQGGGARIVLTEEADPVHLRHLGVPAFDAEGRIVRIIEKPEDPPSTYAVTGIYCYDPGVFDVIATLEPSGRGELEITDVNNYFVDQGTMAYDVLEGFWGDAGESIDAYYAVNDFVRENGANKG; translated from the coding sequence GTGAAGGGCGTGATCCTGGCGGGAGGGAGCGGGACGCGGCTGCACCCGCTGACCCGGATCACCAACAAGCACCTCCTGCCCATCTACGACCGCCCCATGATCAGCTACGCCATCGAGGCGCTCGTCCTGGCCGGCATCAACGAGATGATGCTCGTGACCGGCGGCACCCACGCCGGAGAGTTCCTGCGGCTGCTCGGCAACGGTCACGACCACGGCATCGACCGGCTCAGCTACGCCTACCAGGACCGGCCGGGCGGGATCGCCGAGGCCCTGGGTCTGGCCGAGCGGTTCGTGGCGGGCGACTCGGTGCTCGTCATGCTGGGCGACAACATCGTCGAGCGCACCTTCCGTCCCACCGTCGAGCACTTCGCGCAGCAGGGCGGGGGTGCGCGCATCGTGCTCACCGAGGAGGCCGACCCCGTCCACCTGCGCCACCTCGGGGTCCCCGCCTTCGACGCCGAGGGCCGCATCGTGCGCATCATCGAAAAGCCCGAGGACCCCCCGAGCACCTACGCCGTCACCGGCATCTACTGCTACGACCCCGGCGTCTTCGACGTCATCGCCACGCTCGAGCCGTCGGGCCGCGGCGAGCTCGAGATCACCGACGTGAACAACTACTTCGTCGACCAGGGCACGATGGCCTACGACGTCCTGGAGGGGTTCTGGGGCGACGCCGGCGAGTCGATCGACGCGTACTACGCCGTCAACGACTTCGTGCGGGAGAACGGCGCCAACAAGGGCTGA
- a CDS encoding permease-like cell division protein FtsX: protein MAVSLDYVARETAANLWRNRLMTIAAVLTVGVSLSLVGASLLLRQGVAHATTQWAHGVDAIVWVQPQASASQVHSLEQQLHQLPFVRTVTYRSQAEDLKEAQHLLTPPEYQVLTVATTPASLRCQLDNPSEAIAIAKQFSGYPGVKSVAVPTGTIHNIQEVSRILQVVFLVLAVILLLSASVLILNTIRLAIFARRREVSVMKLVGATNWFIRVPFMFEGVVQGVLGALFASLAVFSLHWLLDSFSNTKTGNIWYQMQMPTSEVLMTTLFVLLIGVVIGSVGSALGIRRFLDA, encoded by the coding sequence ATGGCGGTATCGCTCGACTACGTGGCCCGCGAGACGGCCGCCAACCTGTGGCGGAACCGGCTGATGACGATCGCCGCCGTGCTGACGGTGGGCGTGTCGCTGTCGCTGGTGGGCGCCTCGCTGCTGCTGCGGCAGGGGGTGGCGCACGCCACGACGCAGTGGGCCCACGGGGTGGACGCCATCGTCTGGGTGCAGCCGCAGGCCTCGGCCTCCCAGGTGCATTCCCTGGAGCAGCAGCTGCACCAGCTGCCCTTCGTCCGGACCGTCACCTACCGGTCCCAGGCCGAGGACCTGAAGGAGGCCCAGCACCTCCTCACGCCTCCGGAGTACCAGGTGCTCACCGTGGCCACGACCCCGGCATCGCTGCGTTGCCAGCTCGACAACCCGAGCGAGGCGATCGCCATCGCCAAGCAGTTCAGCGGCTACCCCGGGGTGAAGAGCGTGGCCGTCCCCACCGGCACGATCCACAACATCCAGGAGGTGAGCCGCATCCTCCAGGTGGTGTTCCTGGTGCTGGCCGTCATCCTCCTGCTGTCGGCGTCGGTCCTCATCCTCAACACGATCCGGCTGGCCATCTTCGCCCGCCGGCGCGAGGTGTCGGTGATGAAGCTCGTGGGGGCCACGAACTGGTTCATCCGCGTGCCGTTCATGTTCGAGGGCGTGGTCCAGGGCGTGCTCGGCGCGCTGTTCGCGTCGCTGGCGGTGTTCTCGCTGCACTGGCTGCTCGACAGCTTCAGCAACACCAAGACCGGTAACATTTGGTACCAGATGCAGATGCCGACCAGCGAGGTCCTGATGACCACGTTGTTCGTGCTCCTGATCGGTGTGGTGATCGGCTCGGTGGGCTCGGCCCTCGGCATCCGCCGGTTCCTCGACGCCTGA
- the ftsE gene encoding cell division ATP-binding protein FtsE — protein sequence MITFENVTKTYKAGSIALRDVSVEIDKGEFVFLVGPSGSGKTTFLRLLLREEDPGEGRIWVAGREIGHLSQWRIPYLRRNMGCVFQDFRLLPNKSVFENVAFALEVIGRPKHVIAAQVPQVLDLVGLSKKSDSLPGELSGGEQQRVAVARAFVNRPLVLLADEPTGNLDPATSQGIMRLLDRINRTGTTVVIATHDAGIVDQMRRRVIELDHGTLVRDQARGVYGYGT from the coding sequence ATGATCACATTCGAGAACGTCACCAAGACATACAAGGCCGGGTCGATCGCTTTGCGCGACGTGTCTGTCGAGATCGACAAGGGCGAGTTCGTCTTCCTCGTGGGCCCGTCGGGCTCGGGTAAGACCACGTTCCTGCGGCTCCTGCTGCGCGAGGAGGATCCCGGCGAGGGCCGCATCTGGGTGGCGGGGCGCGAGATCGGCCACCTCAGCCAGTGGCGGATCCCGTACCTGCGGCGCAACATGGGGTGCGTCTTCCAGGACTTCCGGTTGCTGCCCAACAAGTCGGTCTTCGAGAACGTGGCATTCGCGCTCGAGGTGATCGGCCGGCCCAAGCACGTGATCGCCGCCCAGGTGCCCCAGGTGCTCGACCTCGTCGGGCTGTCGAAGAAGAGCGACAGCCTGCCCGGTGAGCTGTCGGGTGGGGAGCAGCAGCGGGTGGCGGTGGCGCGGGCGTTCGTGAACCGGCCCCTCGTCCTGCTGGCGGACGAGCCCACCGGGAACCTCGACCCCGCCACCAGCCAGGGGATCATGCGGCTGCTCGACCGCATCAACCGCACCGGCACCACCGTGGTCATCGCCACCCACGACGCCGGCATCGTCGACCAGATGCGCCGGCGCGTGATCGAGCTCGACCACGGGACGCTCGTGCGCGACCAGGCCCGGGGGGTGTACGGCTATGGCACCTGA
- the prfB gene encoding peptide chain release factor 2: MARPEPPGGGEPRDLRGELASLRKRLEEAQGYLGLERLRSRRAELEQMVSAADLWDDPDNARAVTSEFSAVNDDIAMLEDLERRLSDGEVLFDLMVEESDESVSGELTAAVDDLTRRLGDLELRSLFTGEYDERDAIAELHAGAGGTDAQDWCEIMLRMYLRWAERRGFDFEVDEVTEGQEAGLLSATFIVKGRFAYGLLSAERGVHRLVRMSPFDAQHRRQTSFATVDVIPFLGEADAEVAIDEKDLRIDTYRSSGAGGQHVNKTDSAVRITHLPTGIVVSCQNERSQHQNKARAMQILAAKLLDLQRAERRAELDSLSGPKVDVAWGSQIRSYVMAPYQMVKDLRTEYETGNVDAVLDGDIDEFIEAELRRRRPVDG, from the coding sequence ATGGCGCGGCCTGAGCCGCCCGGGGGCGGCGAGCCGCGCGACCTCCGGGGGGAGCTGGCGTCGCTCCGTAAGCGCCTCGAGGAGGCGCAGGGCTATCTCGGCCTGGAGCGCCTGCGGTCCCGCCGGGCCGAGCTCGAGCAGATGGTGTCGGCGGCGGACCTGTGGGACGACCCCGACAACGCCCGCGCCGTCACCTCCGAATTCAGCGCCGTGAACGACGACATCGCCATGCTCGAGGACCTCGAGCGCCGGCTGTCGGACGGTGAGGTCCTCTTCGACCTCATGGTGGAGGAGTCCGACGAGTCGGTATCGGGCGAGCTCACCGCCGCGGTCGACGACCTCACGCGCCGGCTGGGCGACCTCGAGCTGCGGTCGCTGTTCACCGGCGAGTACGACGAGCGCGACGCCATCGCCGAGCTGCACGCCGGGGCCGGGGGGACCGACGCCCAGGACTGGTGCGAGATCATGCTGCGCATGTACCTGCGCTGGGCCGAGCGCCGGGGCTTCGACTTCGAGGTGGACGAGGTCACCGAGGGCCAGGAAGCGGGGCTGTTGTCGGCCACCTTCATCGTGAAGGGCCGGTTCGCCTACGGGCTGCTGTCGGCAGAGCGCGGCGTGCACCGCCTCGTGCGCATGTCGCCGTTCGACGCCCAGCACCGTCGCCAGACGAGCTTCGCCACGGTCGACGTCATCCCCTTCCTCGGCGAGGCTGACGCCGAGGTCGCCATCGACGAGAAGGACCTCCGCATCGACACCTACCGGTCGTCGGGCGCGGGGGGCCAGCACGTCAACAAGACCGACTCGGCGGTGCGCATCACCCACCTGCCCACCGGGATCGTGGTGTCGTGCCAGAACGAGCGCAGCCAGCACCAGAACAAGGCGCGTGCCATGCAGATCCTGGCGGCCAAGCTGCTCGACCTGCAACGCGCCGAGCGGCGCGCCGAGCTCGACTCGCTGTCGGGGCCGAAGGTGGACGTGGCGTGGGGCAGCCAGATCCGCTCCTACGTGATGGCGCCCTACCAGATGGTGAAGGACCTGCGCACCGAGTACGAAACGGGGAACGTCGACGCCGTGCTCGACGGCGACATCGACGAGTTCATCGAGGCCGAGCTGCGCCGCCGTCGGCCGGTCGACGGCTGA
- the secA gene encoding preprotein translocase subunit SecA, giving the protein MSVFTRVLRAGEGKKVRRLAELVPLINDLEPEMEARSDEELAHQTALFRERLANGESLDDLLVEAFATVREAAWRVLGQRHFDVQLMGGMSLHFGWIAEMKTGEGKTLVSTLPVYLNALGGGGVHVITVNDYLARRDAEWMGQVHEFLGLRVGRVSPDIPDFADKREAYAADVTYGTNTEFGFDYLRDNMARSRDAMVQRGHVYGIVDEVDSILIDEARTPLIISGPASESAKLYYQFAGIARTLARDEDYEVDEEKRIVVPTEAGIAKVERQVGVENMYDLVSVNYVHHLTQALRAKELFHRDKDYLVATGEVKIVDEFTGRTLDGRRWSDGLHQAVEAKERVRIKEENHTWATVTLQNYFRLYEKLSGMTGTAETEAAEFATTYNMPVVPIPTNVPMIREDGADLIYKSEDAKFGAVVDDIVERYERGQPVLVGTASVAKSEQLSRLLERRGIPHEVLNAKQHAREAEIVAQAGRLHAVTVATNMAGRGVDVLLGGNAEGLALREAIGQGCDLGTDEGMAEYEKLLARFEKECSEEGDQIRELGGLYVLGSERHESRRIDNQLRGRSGRQGDPGASRFFLSLEDELMRLFATGAMQWVMSRTLPDDVPIEANMVTKAIERAQRTVEGRNAEIRKDVLKYDEVLNEQRKVIYARRLHVIDGEDLREHTEELLEQTIDELVRSACPGEFPEDWELERLLSEVHQYYPTAFTVDDLTEATTAEQISESLLAEALDAYHARDAAFPGGEDEARQVEREVMLQIIDQRWRDHLAEMDYLREGINLRAMGQQDPLVAWQREGFEIFGTMVDAIDDDYLRYVMHVQVVAEPAPEPDLRQASYQAADDPVQGASLLEAFRATAPDAEVAAAGAGVPAGVGAGGISVPGSQVSPRHQADPDTQAPLVKAPSEKIGRNEPCWCGSGKKFKLCHGAA; this is encoded by the coding sequence ATGAGTGTCTTCACCCGCGTCCTGCGGGCCGGCGAGGGGAAGAAAGTCCGCCGGCTGGCAGAGCTCGTCCCCCTGATCAACGACCTCGAGCCCGAGATGGAGGCCCGCTCCGACGAGGAGTTGGCCCACCAGACCGCGCTCTTCCGGGAGCGGCTGGCCAACGGCGAGAGCCTGGACGACCTCCTCGTCGAGGCGTTCGCCACCGTGCGCGAGGCGGCGTGGCGGGTGCTGGGCCAGCGCCACTTCGACGTGCAGCTCATGGGGGGCATGTCGCTGCACTTCGGCTGGATCGCCGAGATGAAGACCGGCGAGGGCAAGACCCTCGTCTCGACCCTCCCCGTCTACCTGAATGCGCTCGGCGGCGGGGGCGTGCACGTGATCACCGTCAACGACTACCTGGCGCGCCGCGACGCCGAGTGGATGGGCCAGGTCCACGAGTTCCTGGGCCTGAGGGTCGGGCGGGTCAGCCCCGACATCCCCGATTTCGCCGACAAGCGCGAGGCCTACGCCGCCGACGTCACGTACGGGACGAACACCGAGTTCGGCTTCGACTACCTGCGCGACAACATGGCCCGGTCGCGCGACGCCATGGTGCAGCGGGGCCACGTCTACGGCATCGTCGACGAGGTCGACTCGATCCTCATCGACGAGGCCCGGACGCCGCTCATCATCTCCGGCCCGGCGTCGGAGTCGGCCAAGCTCTACTACCAGTTCGCCGGCATCGCCCGCACCCTGGCGCGCGACGAGGACTACGAGGTCGACGAGGAGAAGCGCATCGTGGTCCCCACCGAGGCCGGCATCGCCAAGGTGGAGCGCCAGGTGGGCGTCGAGAACATGTACGACCTGGTGTCGGTCAACTACGTCCACCACCTCACGCAGGCGTTGCGGGCCAAGGAGCTCTTCCACCGCGACAAGGACTACCTGGTCGCCACGGGCGAGGTGAAGATCGTCGACGAGTTCACGGGACGGACCCTCGACGGCCGGCGGTGGTCGGACGGGCTGCACCAGGCCGTGGAGGCCAAGGAGCGCGTGCGGATCAAGGAGGAGAACCACACCTGGGCGACGGTGACCCTCCAGAACTACTTCCGGCTCTACGAGAAGCTCTCGGGCATGACCGGCACGGCGGAGACCGAGGCCGCCGAGTTCGCCACGACCTACAACATGCCCGTCGTCCCGATCCCCACCAACGTCCCGATGATCCGCGAGGACGGGGCCGACCTCATCTACAAGTCCGAGGACGCCAAGTTCGGGGCGGTCGTCGACGACATCGTGGAGCGCTACGAGCGGGGCCAGCCCGTCCTGGTGGGCACGGCGTCGGTGGCCAAGTCGGAGCAGCTGTCGCGACTGCTCGAGCGCCGGGGCATCCCCCACGAGGTCCTGAACGCCAAGCAGCACGCCCGGGAGGCGGAGATCGTGGCGCAGGCCGGCCGCCTCCACGCCGTCACGGTGGCCACCAACATGGCCGGCCGGGGCGTCGACGTCCTGCTCGGCGGCAACGCCGAGGGCCTGGCGCTGCGCGAGGCCATCGGCCAGGGATGCGACCTCGGGACCGACGAGGGTATGGCCGAGTACGAGAAGCTCCTGGCCCGCTTCGAGAAGGAGTGCAGCGAGGAGGGCGACCAGATCCGCGAGCTCGGAGGCCTCTACGTGCTCGGCAGCGAGCGCCACGAGTCCCGGCGGATCGACAACCAGCTCCGCGGCCGGTCGGGCCGCCAGGGCGACCCCGGCGCCAGCCGCTTCTTCCTGTCGCTCGAGGACGAGCTGATGCGGCTGTTCGCCACCGGTGCGATGCAGTGGGTCATGAGCCGCACGCTGCCCGACGACGTGCCCATCGAGGCCAACATGGTCACCAAGGCGATCGAGCGCGCCCAGCGCACGGTCGAAGGCCGCAACGCCGAGATCCGCAAGGACGTCCTGAAGTACGACGAGGTCCTGAACGAGCAGCGCAAGGTGATCTACGCCCGCCGGCTCCACGTCATCGACGGGGAGGACCTGCGCGAGCACACCGAGGAGCTGCTCGAGCAGACCATCGACGAGCTGGTCCGCTCGGCGTGCCCGGGGGAGTTCCCCGAGGACTGGGAGCTCGAGCGCCTCCTGTCGGAGGTGCACCAGTACTACCCGACGGCGTTCACGGTGGACGACCTGACCGAGGCGACGACCGCCGAGCAGATCTCCGAGAGCCTCCTGGCCGAGGCCCTCGACGCCTATCACGCGCGTGACGCCGCTTTCCCGGGGGGCGAGGACGAGGCCCGCCAGGTCGAGCGCGAGGTCATGCTCCAGATCATCGACCAGCGCTGGCGCGACCACCTGGCGGAGATGGACTACCTGCGCGAGGGCATCAACCTGCGCGCCATGGGACAGCAGGACCCGCTCGTGGCGTGGCAGCGCGAGGGCTTCGAGATCTTCGGGACGATGGTGGACGCCATCGACGACGATTACCTGCGCTACGTCATGCACGTCCAGGTGGTGGCGGAGCCCGCTCCCGAGCCCGACCTCCGCCAGGCGAGCTACCAGGCCGCCGACGACCCGGTCCAGGGGGCGAGCCTGCTCGAAGCCTTCCGGGCCACCGCCCCCGACGCCGAGGTGGCCGCCGCCGGGGCCGGCGTCCCTGCGGGCGTCGGAGCGGGCGGCATCTCCGTGCCCGGGTCCCAGGTGTCGCCCCGCCACCAGGCCGACCCCGACACCCAGGCGCCCCTGGTGAAGGCCCCCAGCGAGAAGATCGGGCGCAACGAGCCCTGCTGGTGCGGGAGCGGCAAGAAGTTCAAGCTCTGTCATGGCGCGGCCTGA
- the raiA gene encoding ribosome-associated translation inhibitor RaiA, with amino-acid sequence MDVAVLGRKDTVPDEVRALAHAKVAKIGKLNPVLERAEVRLTEDRDAPSAGRRVCEVTITGHGHTVRARAAAHDMLVAVDRVVDKLEHQVERLKGKLVGRSHPRRGGSMAKA; translated from the coding sequence GTGGACGTCGCCGTCCTGGGACGAAAGGACACGGTGCCCGACGAGGTGCGGGCACTCGCACACGCCAAGGTCGCCAAGATCGGGAAGCTGAACCCGGTGCTCGAACGAGCCGAGGTTCGCCTGACCGAGGACCGCGACGCCCCGAGCGCCGGCAGGCGGGTGTGCGAGGTCACCATCACCGGCCACGGGCACACGGTGCGGGCGCGGGCCGCCGCCCACGACATGCTGGTGGCCGTGGACCGGGTGGTCGACAAGCTCGAGCACCAGGTCGAGCGGCTGAAGGGCAAGCTCGTGGGCCGGTCGCATCCCCGGCGCGGCGGCTCCATGGCCAAGGCCTGA
- the ahcY gene encoding adenosylhomocysteinase — protein MSTPAIDHDVADLGLADLGRQRIAWADANMPVLTSIRERFAKERPLEGAIAAACLHVTTETANLLRTLKAGGAEVLICASNPLSTQDDVAASLVRDEKIPTFAVKGEDTERYFSHIDALLDRHPTLTMDDGCDLVSRIHQMRPDQVTEVIAGTEETTTGVIRLRAMEAEGALEYPIVAVNDADTKHMFDNRYGTGQSTLDGVIRATNVLIAGKRLVVAGYGYCGKGVASRARGHGAQVIVTEIDPLRALEAVMDGFRVEPMEVAAAEGDIFITVTGNRDVLRAEHFERMQDGAIVANSGHFDIEIDLIALGDLSEGRRRPVRPMVEEFVVRGKRILVIAEGRLVNLGAAEGHPAAVMDMSFANQALAAEWVMANAATLERRVYDVPRTIDAEIARLKLDTMGVAIDRLTPTQEEYLGSWQTGT, from the coding sequence ATGTCCACGCCCGCCATTGACCACGACGTCGCCGATCTCGGCCTGGCCGACCTCGGGCGCCAGCGCATCGCGTGGGCTGACGCCAACATGCCCGTCCTGACGTCGATCCGTGAGCGCTTCGCCAAGGAGCGCCCGCTCGAGGGCGCCATCGCCGCCGCCTGTCTCCACGTCACCACCGAGACGGCGAACCTGCTGCGGACGTTGAAGGCTGGTGGCGCCGAGGTCCTGATCTGCGCGTCCAACCCCCTGTCGACGCAGGACGACGTGGCCGCCTCCCTGGTGCGCGACGAGAAGATCCCCACGTTCGCCGTCAAGGGTGAGGACACCGAGCGCTACTTCTCGCACATCGACGCCCTGCTCGACCGTCACCCCACGCTGACCATGGACGACGGGTGCGACCTGGTGTCGCGCATCCACCAGATGCGACCCGACCAGGTGACCGAAGTCATCGCCGGCACCGAGGAGACCACCACCGGCGTCATCCGGCTGCGCGCCATGGAGGCCGAAGGGGCGCTCGAGTACCCGATCGTCGCCGTCAACGACGCCGACACCAAGCACATGTTCGACAACCGCTACGGCACGGGGCAGTCCACGCTCGACGGCGTCATCCGCGCCACCAACGTCCTGATCGCCGGAAAGCGGCTCGTCGTGGCCGGTTACGGGTACTGCGGCAAGGGTGTGGCGAGCCGGGCGCGCGGCCACGGCGCGCAGGTCATCGTCACCGAGATCGACCCGCTGCGCGCCCTCGAGGCCGTCATGGACGGCTTCCGCGTCGAGCCGATGGAGGTCGCCGCCGCCGAGGGGGACATCTTCATCACCGTCACCGGGAACCGTGACGTGCTGCGTGCCGAGCATTTCGAGCGGATGCAGGACGGGGCCATCGTCGCCAACTCCGGGCACTTCGACATCGAGATCGACCTGATCGCTCTGGGGGACCTGTCCGAGGGCCGCAGGCGCCCCGTGCGCCCGATGGTCGAGGAGTTCGTCGTGCGGGGCAAGCGCATCCTCGTCATCGCCGAGGGGCGCCTCGTGAACCTCGGCGCGGCCGAGGGCCACCCCGCGGCGGTGATGGACATGAGCTTCGCCAACCAGGCGCTGGCGGCGGAGTGGGTCATGGCCAACGCGGCCACCTTGGAGCGGCGCGTCTACGACGTCCCCCGCACCATCGACGCCGAGATCGCCCGCCTCAAGCTCGACACGATGGGCGTGGCCATCGACCGGCTCACGCCGACGCAGGAGGAGTACCTGGGCTCCTGGCAGACCGGCACCTGA